One part of the Parambassis ranga chromosome 8, fParRan2.1, whole genome shotgun sequence genome encodes these proteins:
- the nptxra gene encoding neuronal pentraxin receptor a, translating to MVAFIGAVICIIAAVHTGSSRSAAAQQQPAADNHSVYTEAAEQTPAAGGSVARVGSLGALHGSETPDSEAPTFHIGLSGLDGVTGLTGHDPTVSRLICTPIPAGECNPKNFQQQADDPSLYAGEDWGYLRTTAEELRQTVLQQKDQILTDQRTIRELTGKLSECEKGVDRRGSVAGLRGGKDAAEEAHLERIMVRDSPASTHDSVHLLTVRAVDELEQAITQLKDRIEKLESDMGPFPHNQSDSSTSVETEEGGSEGLAGPWTRAAATRAWRMEDLEGELGRKVELLEKERKALRLETEKHREEIDQGINKLYHRISGLEQGHSFPEGYRLSFPTRTNYMYAVLKHSIPKLRAVTACLWLRPADRGIGTPLSYAVPEQPNELVLLQGLHTATELLINDKVAQLPLNLSRNSWQHICVSWSQKGGAWQAYQGGKLRGEGHGLAAGHHIRAGGVLVLGQEQDLLGGGFDSSQALVGELSQVGLWDRVLSPSQVASLARCGRVIQGSVAPWTEHGVEVYGGATKHPGEPCSKHSRSSQ from the exons ATGGTGGCCTTCATCGGAGCTGTTATCTGCATCATCGCGGCTGTCCACACCGGATCCTCCAGGTCCGCCGCGGCGCAACAGCAGCCAGCCGCCGACAACCACTCTGTGTACACGGAAGCCGCGGAGCAGACCCCCGCTGCAGGGGGCTCCGTGGCCCGCGTCGGCTCTCTGGGAGCTCTCCATGGTTCTGAAACCCCCGACTCGGAGGCGCCCACCTTCCACATCGGGCTGAGCGGGCTGGACGGGGTCACCGGGCTCACGGGACATGACCCCACGGTCAGTCGCCTCATCTGCACGCCGATCCCCGCCGGAGAGTGCAACCCCAAAAACTTTCAGCAACAAGCGGACGACCCGTCGCTGTACGCGGGAGAGGACTGGGGATACCTGCGTACCACCGCGGAGGAGCTCCGGCAGACCGTCCTGCAGCAGAAGGACCAGATCCTGACGGACCAGCGGACCATCCGGGAGCTGACCGGGAAATTGTCTGAATGTGAGAAGGGGGTTGACCGACGCGGGAGCGTTGCTGGGCTACGCGGCGGTAAAGATGCGGCGGAAGAGGCGCACCTGGAGCGGATCATGGTGCGGGACAGCCCGGCGTCCACACACGACTCCGTCCACTTACTCACCGTGCGCGCTGTGGATGAGCTGGAGCAGGCTATCACTCAGCTCAAAGACCGCATAGAGAAGCTGGAG TCAGACATGGGCCCATTTCCTCACAACCAATCggacagcagcacctcagtAGAGACAGAAGAAGGTGGGTCAGAAGGGTTGGCGGGTCCCTGGACCAGAGCTGCAGCTACCAGGGCTTGGAGGATGGAGGACTTGGAGGGGGAGCTGGGGAGGAAGGTGGAGTTGCtggagaaggaaagaaaagctCTGAGGCtagaaacagagaaacacagagaggaaattgACCAGGGCATCAATAAGCTGTACCACCGAATCTCAGGGCTGGAACAAG GGCATTCTTTCCCAGAAGGCTACAGACTGTCCTTCCCCACGCGGACAAACTACATGTACGCTGTGCTGAAGCACTCCATCCCAAAGCTACGGGCCGTCACTGCCTGCCTGTGGCTGCGTCCTGCGGACAGAGGCATCGGGACCCCTCTGTCCTACGCTGTCCCAGAACAACCCAACGAACTGGTGCTGCTGCAAGGCCTGCACACCGCCACTGAGCTGCTCATCAATGACAAG GTGGCTCAGTTGCCTCTGAACCTCTCCAGAAACAGCTGGCAGCACATCTGTGTGAGCTGGAGCCAGAAGGGAGGAGCCTGGCAAGCCTACCAGGGGGGAAAGCTGCGGGGCGAGGGCCATGGTCTGGCTGCCGGACATCACATTAGAGCGGGAGGAGTGCTGGTCCTGGGACAAGAACAG GATTTGCTGGGTGGAGGTTTCGACTCCTCCCAGGCTCTGGTTGGAGAGTTGTCCCAGGTGGGTCTGTGGGACCGCGTCCTGTCACCCAGTCAGGTGGCCAGCCTGGCCCGCTGTGGCAGAGTGATCCAGGGCAGTGTGGCCCCATGGACAGAGCATGGGGTGGAGGTTTATGGTGGAGCCACCAAACATCCCGGGGAGCCATGcagtaaacacagcaggagCTCTCAGTGA
- the baiap2l2a gene encoding brain-specific angiogenesis inhibitor 1-associated protein 2-like protein 2 encodes MSGMNSDQLHRSTLSIYTSLMDEFNPSLLKLVSLGNSYVQAFKALAVTGEAYFSALSKIGEKALHTISSRPIGDVLIQISESQRRLTLELEGVFRWFSLEVLQEMSNNVHLDRDYISHSRQHYEREVHIQAATLETQRRRGAFQDNSEREQFLRESHSGALQEEERRYRFLAEKHCGLIQSFSLLMNKTGGTLQQRAEAWTERVSATRRHRPAALDISREEEVRKMIREEMTLGNIPSRAPSPQGSVSRSDSAGCGGQSMRAKVAHEPASSSPTLLPFTRGQMITVLVQQPRNGWLYGRTDSSSRPGWFPASYVEAVDGPPVLISSSSALKRNSSLSNLLDQSPISRQTGAPPPPPPPPPQTSNNQPITPTPDRRPEATAENKRSQPHGSRPELFPRGTNPFATVKLKPTSTNDRSAPRLNRR; translated from the exons ATGTCGGGAATGAACAGTGACCAGCTGCATCGCTCCACTCTCAGCATCTACACG AGCTTGATGGACGAGTTTAACCCCAGTCTGCTGAAGCTGGTTTCTCTGGGAAACAGCTATGTCCAAGCTTTcaaag ctcTGGCTGTAACCGGTGAGGCGTACTTCAGTGCTCTTTCAAAGATCGGGGAGAAGGCCCTCCACACTATATCCTCACGCCCAATTG GAGACGTCCTGATTCAGATCTCTGAGAGCCAACGCAGACTCACCTTAGAGCTGGAGGGAGTC TTTCGCTGGTTCAGTTTGGAGGTTCTGCAGGAGATGAGCAACAATGTTCACCTGGACAGAGACTATATATCA cacagcaggcaGCACTACGAACGGGAAGTTCACATCCAGGCAGCAACTCTGGAGACACAGCGCAGGAGAGGAGCCTTCCAG GACAATAGTGAGCGCGAACAATTCCTGAGGGAGAGTCACAGCGGagctctgcaggaggaggagaggcgatACCGCTTCCTGGCTGAGAAACACTGTGGCCTGATCCAGTCCTTCAGCCTGCTCATGAATAAG ACAGGAGGAACCCTCCAGCAGAGAGCTGAAGCCTGGACAGAACGGGTCAGCGCCACCAGACGACATCGTCCAGCAGCTTTGGACATCTCT agggaggaagaggtaAGGAAAATGATCAGAGAGGAGATGACTCTGGGAAACATCCCATCCAGAG cgcCGTCTCCTCAAGGAAGCGTCTCACGCTCAGACTCAGCAGGATGTGGAGGACAATCCATGAGGGCCAAGGTGGCCCACGAGCCTGCGAGCTCCAGCCCCACCTTACTGCCCTTCACCCGGGGACAGATGATAACCGTGCTGGTCCAGCAGCCTCGCAACGGCTGGCTGTATGGGCGAACTGACAGCAGCTCCCG GCCGGGCTGGTTTCCTGCCTCCTATGTGGAAGCGGTAGATGGTCCTCCAGTGTTAATCAGCTCCAG CTCCGCCCTCAAAAGAAACAGCAGCTTGAGCAACCTGCTTGACCAATCACCAATCAGCAGGCAGACCGGAGCCCcgccccctccacctccacctccgccACAGACGTCAAACAACCAACCGATCACACCGACCCCTGACAGAAGGCCTGAGGCCACGGCAGAAAACAAG AGATCACAGCCACACGGCTCACGGCCCGAGCTCTTTCCAAG AGGCACCAACCCGTTCGCCACGGTCAAGCTGAAGCCCACATCCACCAACGACAGGTCGGCCCCACGCCTGAACCGcagatga
- the pvalb6 gene encoding parvalbumin 6: protein MAMSSILNTDNIKKALDAFAVADSFDHKKFFEMLGLKTKSFDEVKKVFTVLDADNSGFIEEEELKFVLKGFAKDGRDLTDKETKAFLKAADKDGDGKIGVEEFAALVKE from the exons ATGGCAATGAGCAGCATCCTCAATACTGACAACATCAAGAAAGCTCTAGATGCATTTGCAG ttgctGATTCTTTCGACCATAAGAAGTTTTTTGAGATGCTGGGTCTGAAGACCAAGTCTTTTGATGAAGTGAAGAAGGTCTTCACGGTGCTGGATGCTGACAACAGCGGCTTcatagaggaggaagagctcAA GTTTGTTCTGAAAGGTTTTGCCAAAGATGGCCGGGACCTGACAGACAAAGAAACCAAAGcatttttaaaagcagctgACAAAGATGGAGACGGCAAGATTGGAGTGGAAG AATTTGCTGCCCTTGTGAAAGAATAA
- the csf2rb gene encoding cytokine receptor common subunit beta isoform X2 — protein MRLLWVLLWLTLPDPVLLSGCAIYDIYRGNSTPSVSPLLESIQCYNNYESHVHCQWRRHGNTTLQLWFQTENGRQLCVPHNAAHTAGHRNMHCRYETADLSIGINHTVFFLQNQTLSICSLHQSVDLFQHLKARSPVNLSTHDPGDGGRKLRWSSPYSSPSLNQQLIYQLSYRTHGEDSWTTKDIKHTSVKLEALRPGSSYEARVRARASMGQWSDWSPVVTWQTREDFGKFPPLHCILNGETEVTCSWEVSRELAHFITYQLTCRQNKTASSEPCCGNLTISAGREGLLKYSCSLKITNFQNLQLDLKPTHNAKTFEASKHIRPKPPQQVTVLETGSNWKVEWTEASKPPTLQLYYQVCYYRTEDQVSTVLLNVSQGSLSLTILGTSLVPSQGYQVQVRSLVVPGEGSHYGGIPSKWTDPKKWTSHKATWSLSTLIYILISVCVAAVFLTLYRTIPACQRKVIVWVDSVPSPGKSKILSEIKAVTSQALMQNEKMSICRVQHLDSISTCSSKALLWPKNDTEKNSPVWDEGCWDSDTSALPVEKVNCSDTSSLSFSGPYIFCQSAESHPPSAKVTNKHKENKPPADLSAAPVAFSLFGDGYVCLPQNNVTRCTQDLVSYSTDNANIHTDTPCQHSAQQDQPEMAGQPGLSEPSSGDPPPEYSVGPFFSWPAGNSTEASGYCHLPTAFTKAAE, from the exons ATGCGCCTCCTCTGGGTTCTGCTGTGGTTGACGCTCCCTGACCCGGTTCTCCTCTCAGGCTGTGCCATCTATGACATCTACAGAGGCAACAGCACACCGAGTG tttcCCCCCTGCTGGAGTCCATACAGTGTTATAACAACTACGAGTCCCATGTCCACTGTCAGTGGAggagacatggaaacacaactcTTCAGCTCTGGTTCCAGACAGAAAATGGCAG gcagctgtgtgttcctcacaatgctgcacacacagctggacaTAGAAACATGCACTGCAGATATGAAACGGCTGACCTGTCCATCGGCATCAATCACACCGTCTTCTTCCTCCAGAACCAAACACTGAGCATCTGCTCGTTGCATCAGTCTGTGGATCTTTTTCAGCACT TGAAAGCACGCTCACCGGTGAACCTGTCCACACACGATCCAGGAGACGGAGGCAGAAAACTTCGATGGTCCAGCCCCtactcctccccctccctgaacCAGCAGCTCATCTATCAGCTGAGCTACAGGACACATGGAGAGGACAGCTGGACt ACAAAGGACATCAAACACACCAGTGTGAAGCTTGAGGCGCTGCGTCCAGGCAGCAGCTATGAAGCCAGGGTGAGGGCCCGTGCCAGCATGGGTCAGTGGAGTGACTGGAGTCCTGTGGTCACCTGGCAGACCAGAGAAG ACTTCGGCAAGTTTCCCCCTTTGCATTGCATTCTGaatggagagacagaggtgaCATGCAGCTGGGAGGTGAGCAGAGAGCTGGCTCACTTCATTACCTACCAGCTGACCTGTCGGCAAAACAAGACTGCGTC GTCTGAGCCGTGCTGTGGGAACCTGACAATCAGTGCTGGCCGTGAGGGGCTGCTGAAGTACAGCTGCTCTCTGAAAATCACCAACTTCCAGAATCTGCAGCTGGACCTCAAACCAACCCACAATGCTAAGACCTTTGAGGCCAGCAAACACA TCCGCCCCAAACCACCACAGCAGGTGACGGTGCTGGAGACAGGCAGTAACTGGAAGGTGGAGTGGACCGAAGCAAGCAAACCCCCCACACTCCAACTGTATTATCAGGTCTGTTACTACAGGACAGAGGACCAG GTATCCACTGTGCTGCTGAATGTATCACAGGGCTCCCTGAGCCTGACCATCCTGGGAACATCCCTTGTCCCTTCACAGGGCTACCAGGTCCAGGTCCGGTCATTGGTCGTCCCTGGAGAGGGTTCACACTATGGAGGAATCCCCTCAAAGTGGACTGACCCAAAGAAATGGACCTCCCATAAGG CCACCTGGTCCCTGTCCACCCTGATCTACAtcctcatcagtgtgtgtgtggcggcaGTCTTCCTCACACTGTACCGCACAATTCCAGCCTGTCAGAG GAAGGTGATTGTGTGGGTGGACTCAGTTCCTTCTCCGGGCAAAAGTAAAATCCTGTCTGAGATCAAG gCGGTCACCAGCCAGGCACTTATGCAGAATGAGAAGATGTCCATCTGCAGGGTCCAACACCTGGACAGCATCTCTACATG ctcgTCAAAAGCTTTGCTGTGGCCAAAGAATGACACTGAGAAGAACAGTCCAGTCTGGGATGAAGGCTGCTGGGACAGCGACACCTCAGCCTTGCCTGTTGAGAAGGTTAACTGCTCCGACACATCTTCTCTGAGCTTCAGCGGGCCTTACATCTTCTGTCAG TCTGCAGAGTCACACCCCCCCTCAGCGAAGGTCACCAATaagcacaaagaaaacaaacctCCAGCCGatctctctgcagctcctgtgGCTTTCTCTCTGTTCGGTGATGGTTACGTGTGTTTACCCCAAAACAACGTGACCAGGTGCACACAAGACCTCGTGTCTTACAGCACAGACaatgcaaacatacacacagacactccgTGTCAGCACAGTGCCCAGCAGGACCAACCTGAAATGGCCGGCCAGCCTGGCCTCAGCGAGCCCAGCAGTGGGGACCCGCCTCCAGAATACAGTGTGGGACCCTTCTTTTCCTGGCCTGCAGGGAACAGCACAGAGGCCTCAGGCTACTGCCACCTGCCCACAGccttcacaaaagcagcagagtGA
- the csf2rb gene encoding cytokine receptor common subunit beta isoform X1 → MRLLWVLLWLTLPDPVLLSGCAIYDIYRGNSTPSVSPLLESIQCYNNYESHVHCQWRRHGNTTLQLWFQTENGRQLCVPHNAAHTAGHRNMHCRYETADLSIGINHTVFFLQNQTLSICSLHQSVDLFQHLKARSPVNLSTHDPGDGGRKLRWSSPYSSPSLNQQLIYQLSYRTHGEDSWTTKDIKHTSVKLEALRPGSSYEARVRARASMGQWSDWSPVVTWQTREDFGKFPPLHCILNGETEVTCSWEVSRELAHFITYQLTCRQNKTASSEPCCGNLTISAGREGLLKYSCSLKITNFQNLQLDLKPTHNAKTFEASKHIRPKPPQQVTVLETGSNWKVEWTEASKPPTLQLYYQVCYYRTEDQVSTVLLNVSQGSLSLTILGTSLVPSQGYQVQVRSLVVPGEGSHYGGIPSKWTDPKKWTSHKATWSLSTLIYILISVCVAAVFLTLYRTIPACQRKVIVWVDSVPSPGKSKILSEIKAVTSQALMQNEKMSICRVQHLDSISTCSSKALLWPKNDTEKNSPVWDEGCWDSDTSALPVEKVNCSDTSSLSFSGPYIFCQVSCSPPSADSAESHPPSAKVTNKHKENKPPADLSAAPVAFSLFGDGYVCLPQNNVTRCTQDLVSYSTDNANIHTDTPCQHSAQQDQPEMAGQPGLSEPSSGDPPPEYSVGPFFSWPAGNSTEASGYCHLPTAFTKAAE, encoded by the exons ATGCGCCTCCTCTGGGTTCTGCTGTGGTTGACGCTCCCTGACCCGGTTCTCCTCTCAGGCTGTGCCATCTATGACATCTACAGAGGCAACAGCACACCGAGTG tttcCCCCCTGCTGGAGTCCATACAGTGTTATAACAACTACGAGTCCCATGTCCACTGTCAGTGGAggagacatggaaacacaactcTTCAGCTCTGGTTCCAGACAGAAAATGGCAG gcagctgtgtgttcctcacaatgctgcacacacagctggacaTAGAAACATGCACTGCAGATATGAAACGGCTGACCTGTCCATCGGCATCAATCACACCGTCTTCTTCCTCCAGAACCAAACACTGAGCATCTGCTCGTTGCATCAGTCTGTGGATCTTTTTCAGCACT TGAAAGCACGCTCACCGGTGAACCTGTCCACACACGATCCAGGAGACGGAGGCAGAAAACTTCGATGGTCCAGCCCCtactcctccccctccctgaacCAGCAGCTCATCTATCAGCTGAGCTACAGGACACATGGAGAGGACAGCTGGACt ACAAAGGACATCAAACACACCAGTGTGAAGCTTGAGGCGCTGCGTCCAGGCAGCAGCTATGAAGCCAGGGTGAGGGCCCGTGCCAGCATGGGTCAGTGGAGTGACTGGAGTCCTGTGGTCACCTGGCAGACCAGAGAAG ACTTCGGCAAGTTTCCCCCTTTGCATTGCATTCTGaatggagagacagaggtgaCATGCAGCTGGGAGGTGAGCAGAGAGCTGGCTCACTTCATTACCTACCAGCTGACCTGTCGGCAAAACAAGACTGCGTC GTCTGAGCCGTGCTGTGGGAACCTGACAATCAGTGCTGGCCGTGAGGGGCTGCTGAAGTACAGCTGCTCTCTGAAAATCACCAACTTCCAGAATCTGCAGCTGGACCTCAAACCAACCCACAATGCTAAGACCTTTGAGGCCAGCAAACACA TCCGCCCCAAACCACCACAGCAGGTGACGGTGCTGGAGACAGGCAGTAACTGGAAGGTGGAGTGGACCGAAGCAAGCAAACCCCCCACACTCCAACTGTATTATCAGGTCTGTTACTACAGGACAGAGGACCAG GTATCCACTGTGCTGCTGAATGTATCACAGGGCTCCCTGAGCCTGACCATCCTGGGAACATCCCTTGTCCCTTCACAGGGCTACCAGGTCCAGGTCCGGTCATTGGTCGTCCCTGGAGAGGGTTCACACTATGGAGGAATCCCCTCAAAGTGGACTGACCCAAAGAAATGGACCTCCCATAAGG CCACCTGGTCCCTGTCCACCCTGATCTACAtcctcatcagtgtgtgtgtggcggcaGTCTTCCTCACACTGTACCGCACAATTCCAGCCTGTCAGAG GAAGGTGATTGTGTGGGTGGACTCAGTTCCTTCTCCGGGCAAAAGTAAAATCCTGTCTGAGATCAAG gCGGTCACCAGCCAGGCACTTATGCAGAATGAGAAGATGTCCATCTGCAGGGTCCAACACCTGGACAGCATCTCTACATG ctcgTCAAAAGCTTTGCTGTGGCCAAAGAATGACACTGAGAAGAACAGTCCAGTCTGGGATGAAGGCTGCTGGGACAGCGACACCTCAGCCTTGCCTGTTGAGAAGGTTAACTGCTCCGACACATCTTCTCTGAGCTTCAGCGGGCCTTACATCTTCTGTCAGGTCAGCTGCTCGCCGCCTTCAGCAGAT TCTGCAGAGTCACACCCCCCCTCAGCGAAGGTCACCAATaagcacaaagaaaacaaacctCCAGCCGatctctctgcagctcctgtgGCTTTCTCTCTGTTCGGTGATGGTTACGTGTGTTTACCCCAAAACAACGTGACCAGGTGCACACAAGACCTCGTGTCTTACAGCACAGACaatgcaaacatacacacagacactccgTGTCAGCACAGTGCCCAGCAGGACCAACCTGAAATGGCCGGCCAGCCTGGCCTCAGCGAGCCCAGCAGTGGGGACCCGCCTCCAGAATACAGTGTGGGACCCTTCTTTTCCTGGCCTGCAGGGAACAGCACAGAGGCCTCAGGCTACTGCCACCTGCCCACAGccttcacaaaagcagcagagtGA